The following coding sequences lie in one Oryctolagus cuniculus chromosome 7, mOryCun1.1, whole genome shotgun sequence genomic window:
- the KCNA10 gene encoding potassium voltage-gated channel subfamily A member 10 — protein sequence MDVCGWKEMEVALVNFDNSDEIQEESAYATNFDPASPRGRPGSGTFPNWKILVSDNTTHETTFSKLPGDYTDPPGPEPVALNEGNQRVIINIAGLRFETQLRTLNQFPETLLGDREKRMQFFDSMRNEYFFDRNRPSFDGILYYYQSGGKIRRPANVPIDVFADEISFYELGSEAMDQFREDEGFIKDPEIPLPTNDFHRQFWLLFEYPESSSAARAVAVVSVLVVVISITIFCLETLPEFREDRELKVVRDPSLSTNKTAFPQTMFTDPFFMVESTCIVWFTFELVLRFVVCPSKTDFFRNIMNIIDIISIIPYFATLITELVQETEPSAQQNMSLAILRIIRLVRVFRIFKLSRHSKGLQILGQTLKASMRELGLLIFFLFIGVILFSSAVYFAEVDEPESHFSSIPDGFWWAVVTMTTVGYGDMCPITPGGKIVGTLCAIAGVLTIALPVPVIVSNFNYFYHRETENEEKQNIPGEIDKILNSVGSRMGSTDSLSKTNGGCSPEKPRK from the coding sequence ATGGATGTGTGCGGCTGGAAAGAAATGGAGGTTGCTCTGGTCAATTTTGACAACTCGGACGAAATCCAGGAAGAGTCAGCCTATGCCACCAACTTCGACCCAGCCAGCCCCAGAGGCCGGCCCGGGAGCGGCACCTTCCCCAACTGGAAGATCCTCGTCAGTGACAACACCACCCACGAGACCACCTTCTCCAAGCTCCCAGGGGACTACACAGATCCCCCAGGGCCTGAGCCCGTGGCTTTGAATGAAGGCAACCAGCGGGTGATCATCAACATTGCAGGACtgaggtttgagacccagctcagAACCCTCAATCAGTTCCCAGAGACCCtcctgggagaccgggagaaaagGATGCAATTCTTTGACTCCATGAGAAATGAGTATTTCTTTGACCGGAACCGGCCCAGCTTTGATGGAATTCTATATTACTACCAATCTGGAGGGAAGATCCGGCGCCCGGCCAACGTTCCCATCGACGTCTTCGCGGATGAGATCTCCTTCTATGAGCTGGGCAGTGAGGCCATGGACCAGTTCCGGGAAGACGAAGGCTTCATCAAAGACCCTGAGATACCGCTGCCCACTAACGACTTCCACCGGCAGTTCTGGCTCCTCTTTGAGTATCCTGAGAGCTCCAGCGCTGCCCGTGCCGTGGCCGTGGTCTCTGTGTTGGTGGTGGTCATCTCCATCACCATCTTCTGCCTGGAGACACTGCCAGAGTTCCGGGAGGACAGGGAGCTGAAGGTGGTCAGAGACCCCAGCCTCAGCACGAACAAGACGGCCTTCCCCCAGACCATGTTCACCGACCCCTTCTTCATGGTGGAGTCCACGTGCATCGTGTGGTTCACCTTCGAGCTGGTGCTCCGCTTCGTGGTCTGCCCCAGCAAGACGGACTTCTTCAGGAACATCATGAACATCATCGacatcatctccatcatccccTACTTTGCAACCCTCATCACGGAGCTGGTCCAGGAGACGGAGCCCAGCGCCCAGCAGAACATGTCCCTGGCCATCCTGAGGATCATCCGCCTGGTGAGGGTCTTCCGCATCTTCAAGCTGTCCCGTCACTCCAAGGGGCTGCAGATCCTGGGGCAGACGCTGAAGGCTTCCATGCGGGAGCTGGGGCTgctcatcttcttcctcttcattgGGGTCATCCTCTTCTCCAGCGCTGTCTACTTTGCCGAGGTGGATGAGCCGGAGTCCCATTTCTCCAGCATTCCCGATGGCTTCTGGTGGGCCGTGGTCACCATGACAACCGTGGGCTATGGTGACATGTGCCCAATCACCCCAGGGGGAAAGATCGTGGGCACTCTGTGTGCCATTGCAGGGGTCCTCACCATTGCACTCCCCGTGCCCGTCATCGTCTCCAACTTCAACTACTTCTACCACCGGGAGACTGAGAATGAGGAGAAGCAAAACATCCCAGGAGAAATCGACAAGATCCTCAACAGCGTGGGCTCAAGAATGGGCAGCACAGACTCTCTCAGTAAGACCAACGGTGGCTGCTCCCCAGAGAAGCCCAGGAAGTGA